The following coding sequences lie in one Oryctolagus cuniculus chromosome 7, mOryCun1.1, whole genome shotgun sequence genomic window:
- the LOC100343481 gene encoding pancreatic alpha-amylase, producing MKIFLLLSALGFCWAQYSPHTQQGRTSIVHLFEWRWVDIAKECERYLAPNGYGGVQVSPPNENIVVTNPFRPWWERYQPISYKLCTRSGNEAEFRDMVSRCNNVGVRIYVDAVINHMCGEGGGAGTHSTCGSYFNAQNRDFPAVPYSGWDFNDGKCKSGSGGIESYQDIYQVRDCRLTGLLDLALEKDYVRSTLAAYLNRLIDIGVAGFRLDACKHMWPGDIKAVLDKLNNLNTKWFPSGSKPFIYQEVIDLGGEPIKSSEYFGNGRVTEFKYGAKLGTVIRRWNGEKMSYLKNWGEGWGFMPSDRALVFVDNHDNQRGHGAGGASILTFWDARLYKMAVGFMLAHPYGVTRVMSSYRWSRNFVNGQDTNDWIGPPNNNGVTKEVTINADTTCGNDWVCEHRWRQIRNMVIFRNVVDGQPFSNWWDNGSNQVAFGRGNKGFIVFNNDDWSLSSTLQTGLPGGTYCDVISGDKSGNSCTGIKVSVSSDGKAYFSISNSAEDPFIAIHVGAKL from the exons atgaagatctttctgttgctttctgcCCTTGGGTTCTGCTGGGCACAGTATAGCCCACATACCCAACAGGGACGCACATCTATTGTCCACCTGTTTGAATGGCGCTGGGTTGATATTGCCAAGGAATGTGAGCGATACTTGGCTCCCAATGGATATGGAGGAGTTCAG gtctctccACCCAATGAAAACATTGTAGTTACCAATCCTTTTAGACCTTGGTGGGAAAGATACCAACCAATTAGTTATAAATTATGCACCAGATCTGGAAATGAAGCTGAATTTAGAGACATGGTGTCGAGATGCAACAATGTCGGT GTCCGTATTTATGTGGATGCTgtaattaatcatatgtgtggAGAAGGTGGAGGTGCAGGAACACACAGTACCTGTGGGAGTTACTTCAATGCTCAAAACAGGGATTTTCCAGCTGTCCCATACTCTGGTTGGGATTTTAATGATGGTAAATGTAAAAGTGGAAGTGGAGGCATTGAGAGCTATCAAGACATTTATCAG GTCAGAGATTGTCGTCTGACTGGTCTTCTTGATCTTGCATTGGAAAAAGATTATGTGCGTTCCACTCTTGCTGCGTACTTGAACCGTCTCATTGACATTGGTGTAGCAGGGTTCAGACTGGATGCATGTAAGCATATGTGGCCTGGAGACATAAAGGCAGTTTTGGACAAGCTGAACAATCTAAACACAAAGTGGTTCCCTTCAGGAAGTAAACCTTTCATTTACCAAGAG GTGATTGATCTGGGTGGTGAGCCAATTAAAAGTAGTGAGTACTTCGGAAATGGCCGTGTGACAGAATTCAAGTATGGTGCAAAACTAGGCACGGTTATTCGCCGGTGGAATGGAGAGAAGATGTCTTACCTAAA gAACTGGGGAGAAGGCTGGGGTTTCATGCCTTCTGACAGAGCACTTGTCTTTGTGGATAACCACGACAATCAGCGAGGACATGGCGCTGGAGGAGCATCTATTCTTACCTTCTGGGATGCTAG ACTGTATAAAATGGCAGTTGGATTTATGCTTGCTCATCCCTATGGAGTCACACGAGTAATGTCAAGCTACCGGTGGTCAAGAAATTTTGTGAATGGACAA GATACTAACGATTGGATTGGGCCACCAAACAATAATGGTGTAACTAAGGAAGTGACTATTAATGCAGACACTACTTGTGGCAATGACTGGGTCTGTGAGCATCGGTGGCGCCAAATAAG GAACATGGTCATTTTCCGTAATGTAGTCGATGGCCAGCCTTTCAGTAACTGGTGGGATAATGGTAGCAATCAAGTGGCTTTTGGAAGAGGAAACAAAGGATTCATTGTCTTTAACAATGATGACTG GTCATTATCTTCAACTTTGCAAACTGGTCTTCCTGGTGGCACGTATTGTGATGTCATTTCTGGAGATAAAAGTGGTAACAGTTGCACAGGAATTAAAGTCTCTGTTTCCAGTGATGGCAAAGCTTACTTTTCTATTAGCAACTCTGCTGAAGATCCATTCATTGCAATTCATGTTGgtgcaaaattataa